From a single Solanum dulcamara chromosome 4, daSolDulc1.2, whole genome shotgun sequence genomic region:
- the LOC129887621 gene encoding UDP-D-apiose/UDP-D-xylose synthase 2-like — protein sequence MAGRVDLDGNPINPMTICMIGAGGFIGSHLCEKLMSETPHTVLAVDVYSDKIKHLLEPASLPWNGRIQFHRINIKNDSRLEGLIKMADLTVNLAAICTPADYNTRPLDTIYSNFIDALPVVKYCSENGKRLIHFSTCEVYGKTIGAFLPQDSPLRQDPAYFVLSEDASPCIFGPIEKQRWSYACAKQLIERLIYAEGAENGLEFTIVRPFNWIGPRMDFIPGIDGPSEGVPRVLACFSNNLLRHEPLKLVDGGHSQRTFIYIKDAIEAVFLMIENPARANGHIFNVGNPNNEVTVRQLAEMMSQVYSKVSGESPLETPTVDVSSKEFYGEGYDDSDKRIPDMTIINRQLGWNPKTSLWDLLESTLTYQHRTYAEAVKQAMSKTTAN from the exons ATGGCAGGCAGGGTAGATCTAGACGGCAATCCGATTAACCCGATGACGATATGCATGATCGGTGCCGGTGGCTTTATTGGGTCCCACTTATGTGAGAAGCTCATGTCGGAAACGCCGCACACGGTGCTCGCCGTCGATGTTTACAGTGATAAAATCAAACACCTCCTTGAACCGGCTTCTCTACCTTGGAATGGACGGATACAGTTCCATCGAATCAATATTAAGAATGATTCTCGCCTTGAAGGACTCATCAAAATGGCAGATCTG aCGGTAAATCTTGCTGCGATCTGCACTCCAGCTGATTATAATACGCGCCCACTTGACACTATCTACAGCAACTTCATTGATGCTCTACCAGTG GTTAAGTACTGCTCAGAAAATGGAAAGCGTCTCATTCACTTTTCCACTTGTGAAGTTTATGGGAAAACCATAGGTGCCTTTTTACCCCAAGACAGCCCATTGCGCCAG GATCCTGCTTATTTTGTTCTGTCGGAAGATGCATCTCCTTGCATTTTTGGACCTATTGAAAAGCAAAGGTGGTCCTATGCCTGTGCAAAGCAATTGATTGAGAGATTGATCTATG CTGAGGGTGCTGAGAATGGCTTAGAATTCACCATTGTTAGGCCCTTCAATTGGATTGGTCCCAGGATGGATTTCATTCCTGGGATTGATGGTCCTAGTGAAGGTGTTCCAAGAGTATTGGCTTGCTTTAGTAAT AACCTGTTAAGACATGAACCATTAAAACTAGTGGATGGTGGACATTCACAGAGAACCTTCATATATATCAAGGATGCTATTGAAGCTGTTTTCTTGATGATT GAAAATCCTGCACGGGCCAATGGCCATATCTTTAACGTCGGCAATCCTAACAATGAAGTTACTGTTAGGCAGCTAGCTGAAATGATGAGTCAG GTATACTCAAAGGTGAGTGGAGAATCTCCTCTTGAAACTCCCACCGTCGATGTAAGTTCTAAAGAATTTTATGGCGAGGGGTATGATGACAGTGACAAGCGTATTCCAGACATGACCATAATTAACAGACAACTTG GTTGGAACCCAAAGACATCCCTATGGGACTTGCTTGAATCCACACTCACATACCAAC